In Daphnia magna isolate NIES linkage group LG6, ASM2063170v1.1, whole genome shotgun sequence, the following are encoded in one genomic region:
- the LOC116925932 gene encoding uncharacterized protein LOC116925932 — MAQHIFCRLLMPIRQLTSKHSGYFVRYLSSDISSGDMYPSPQTEPWIPPYVERENEPASLKKPGCCISPGSVECSKMGLSLAHLPHVT, encoded by the exons ATGGCTCAGCATATTTTTTGCCGTCTCCTAATGCCAATTCGCCAGCTTACTTCTAAA CATAGCGGATATTTCGTGCGGTACCTGTCGTCTGACATCAGTAGCGGTGACAT GTATCCCTCTCCTCAAACTGAACCATGGATACCTCCATATgttgaaagagaaaatgaacCAGCAAGTTTAAAAAAGCCAG GCTGTTGTATCAGTCCAGGAAGCGTGGAATGCTCGAAAATGGGCTTATCCTTAGCACATTTGCCTCACGTTACCTAG
- the LOC116925937 gene encoding electron transfer flavoprotein regulatory factor 1 — protein MSQHSRVMTLYKTLLHLGKEYPGGYPYFRNKLKNAFMKNSSLKDPKEIDSAIARGEFVIKELEALYMLRKYRALKKRYYED, from the exons atgtCGCAACACTCACGCGTGATGACCTTGTACAAAACG TTATTACATCTTGGGAAGGAATACCCAGGTGGTTACCCATACTTCCGCAACAAACTGAAAAATGCCTTTATGAAAAACAGTAGTCTAAAAGATCCAAAGGAAATTGACTCAGCAATAGCAAGAGGAGAATTTGTTATCAAAGAATTAGAAG CACTCTACATGCTTAGAAAGTACCGTGCATTGAAGAAAAGGTATTATGAAGATTGA
- the LOC116925934 gene encoding probable DNA-directed RNA polymerases I and III subunit RPAC2 has product MENRRLVVAREDEQDDRTKTFIFKGEGHTLGNALRTLILKNPDVIFCGYTIPHPSENKLHLRIETKEMSAVDALREGLEQLQSLSDHVLETFETAVSDFKSKQMEV; this is encoded by the exons atGGAAAATCGCCGGCTCGTTGTA GCAAGAGAAGATGAACAAGATGACAGAACAAAAACCTTCATCTTTAAAGGTGAAGGACATACCCTGGGCAATGCTCTTCgtacattaattttgaaaaa TCCTGATGTAATTTTTTGTGGCTACACCATTCCTCATCCATCTGAAAATAAACTACATTTGAGgatagaaacaaaagaaatgtctGCTGTTGATGCTCTCAGAGAAGGACTTGAGCAACTGCAAAGTCTCAGTGACCATGTGCTGGAAACATTTGAG ACAGCAGTATCCGACtttaaatcaaaacaaatggAAGTGTAA